The following DNA comes from Desulfovibrio sp..
CGCACATCAAGACATTTGTGACGGATTTCAGCCTTGACCTTGGTGCTTCAGGCCGGACAGCCATTGAGCATCTTGTGGGTCGCGCTGCGGATATGGTGGGCAAAAAACTGCCTGCAGAGGGATTGTTTTTGCGATAAACTGCGCCAAAGCGCAACGCTGCCGCAACATATTTTCAGTATTCTGGCGGTCGCAGCGACACCGGATGGCCGAGATTTTGGGCCACTGGTTTGAGCAGCGTTAATGCTGCTTGCACTTCTGCTGTGCGCCGCCATGGATCACCTTCAACCCCCCCAGACTTATGCTTCATAAATATTTTTCTTTTTCCGAAGCCCGGCGGTTTTACTCCATTGGTCTGCCGATTTTTATTGCCCAGCTTTCACAGACGGGCATGACCTTTGCCGATACCGCCATTGCGGGTCAGTACAGCGCGGAACACATGGCGGCTGTGGCCGTTGGCAGCAGCGTATGGGTACCCGTTATGCTGCTCGGCATTGGCTGCCTGCTGGCTCTTCCCCCCTTGAGCGCCCAGATGGTGGGTTCTGGCAGGCCGGAAAAAGCGGCGCACCTTCTGCGTCAGGGCTTGTGGCTGACCCTGGGCCTGAGCGTTGTGCTCATGAGCTTTTTTTATGTGGCTTCGTGGCGGATGGAATCTTTCGGGCTGACCCCGGAAATGGCGAGGATTTCAGGCGGTTTTTTGCGCGCCATCATGTGGGGACTGCCCGGTTTCATGCTTTTTGTAAATCTGCGCAGCTTTCTTGAAGGATTTGCGCGCACACGGCCTGCCATGATCATTGGGCTTGTGGGACTGACCATCAACGTACCCTGCAACGTCATATTTGTGTACGGCAAATTCGGTATGCCGGAACTGGGGGGCGTTGGCTGCGGCGTGGCTACGGCCATCAGCTTCTGGGTCATGGCCTTGTGTATGCTTTTTTATGTCTGGCGGGATTCGTGCAATACCCATTTGCGGCCGCTTTTTTCCCCTCTCTGGCGCAAGAGCGCTTCAACCGGGGACGGGAGCGACGGGGTGGGCAACATGCCGCGCTTTGACGGCGCGCTGGTCTGGAGGATTCTGCGCATTGGCACGCCCGGCGCGCTGGCCCTGTTTTTTGAGGTCTCGCTTTTCGCACTCAGCGCCATACTGCTGGCTCCGCTGGGCACAGTGATGGTGGCCGGGCATCAGATTGCGCTCAATTTTGGTTCTCTGACCTTTATGGTGCCCCTGTCCCTTTGCATGACCGTCACCATTCGCGTCGGACGCTGCCTGGGAGCGCAGCAGATCGAGCGGGCCAGACTGGTGGCGCGTACCGGCCTTATTCTCAGTGTGGTTTTTGCCCTTATGATCGCCATCTTCACCGTGCTGTTCCGTCATGGCATCGTGCGCATATACACGGACAATCCGGAGGTTACGGCGCTTGCCGTGCATTTGCTGCTCTTTCAGGCGGCGTATCAGGTGGTGGACGGGCTTCAGGTCACGGGCATAGGCGTTTTGCGCGGCTATAACGACACGCGGATTATTTCCGCCATCTGCTTTATAGCGTACTGGGTCATTGGACTGCCATTGGGCTTTGTGCTGGCCCGCACCAATGTGCTGACGCCGCTTATGGGCGCACAGGGCTTCTGGATAGCCTACATTGTGGCCCTTGGCTTTGGAGCGCTGTGTTATCTTTTGCGGGTACGTTTTCTGCACGGCCTTGCGCCCGAAGCCGTACTCCTGCGGGTGCGCAGGTAGCGCTGTGGTTATTCTTTGCGGCGGCGGGCCATTTTCCAGGTATACTTCATCACGGACAGCAGATCGGTAAGCTTGTGTGCGTCGTCATCTGCGGCCAGGGGTTCAAGGAGGGGCGCATTGCCATCCGTCCGCGGTGCGCCGGAGGCAGATTCCTGGGCGGCATGCTCCTGGACGAACGACGTTTGCGGAAAGTCTGTCGAATCCTGTCCCCATAACAGGACAGGCAGGATTTCTGCATCGTTGTCGCTGGTTTGCCTTTTGGACGCGCCGGGGTTGTCCGTTTGGGAGCGCGCTGACGTTGCGGCCCCCTGGCTGCTGTCTGCGCTCCGGGGCGGCTTGCCGTCTGTCTGGCTGGCGCTTTGACCTGTTGCGGACGATTGACGTGAAGCGGCGGCATTGGGCGAATCTTCGGCCTGTTCCGTATTTTCGCGTTGGCGGGCGGCCTGACGGGCTGCCAGCCATTGATTTTCAACCGCTTCCTGACGTTTTCTTTCTTCCTGCTGCCGCGCGAGATTGGCCAGCGTCGAACGTATGCCCTCGGTCAACGGCCCGGCCGCCATGCCTAAGGTACGGCCAAGACTGGCTTCGAGCTCGGCCAGCATATGTTGCGGCTCATCGGTGCTGAGGCAGGTCTGGGCTATGCGCTCGGTCAATTGACGCCGTGGGGTCACATCATGCCCTTGCGAGAGCACCTCGGCGGCCTCGTCGTACTGCCCCTGGCGCATCATCTGAAAAGCTTCGGACAGAAAAGGACTTTTGGCGTCCGGGTCTTCCCGGAGCAGCCCGACGTATACGGTGCGCGCCTGGTGCCAGTGACGGGCACGCACAAAGGTTGTGGCCGCCAATCCGAGATAATGGCGATACTGCGCCATGTCGCCCTTGCCCTTCCAGGCAACGGCCATCCCAAGTTCCGCATGCCCCTGAATGACCGCCCCCCTCAGGGCGCGCTGAAAGGCGTTTATGGCGTTATTCCACTGGCGCTGCTGCAGACATTGCATACCCACACGAAAATAGTCCTCGGGCTGACGCACGGGCTTGAGCAGGATGCCGTAGGTGGCAAGCGCCTGATCAAAAGATTTGGTGTCGGTATAGCGTTGGGCGTCCTGAAGCTGTTGCAAGCTTGGGCGTGAGGCCGTCAGGGAGTCCAGATGCGCCTTGAGAACGTTGATGGAATAGGGGCGCGCCAGCAAGGCGCTGGCGCCGCAGCCCAGCGTTTTGAGTTGCTCGACCTCGCTGTCGTTGGGCAGGATGAGCAGAATCGGCAAATCGAGAAGCAGGGGATGCAGGCGCAGTATGGCGCAGAACTGCTCGCCGTCCATATCAGCCAGTTTTTGCGAACAGACGACCACGTCGGGCATAAAGAGGGCCTGAGCCTGGTCAAGGGCCGCCAGCATGCGGGCAGCGTCGATGCCGGACGTCATGCTTTCCACCCGGCTGGCTCCGACGTCACGCAGAGCGCGCCGGTCAAGACTAGCCAGCGAATCGCTTTCGCTAAGAAGAAGAATGTTCAGAGCGGCTGGCCAGGTCATGTACATCCTCAAG
Coding sequences within:
- a CDS encoding histidine kinase — encoded protein: MTWPAALNILLLSESDSLASLDRRALRDVGASRVESMTSGIDAARMLAALDQAQALFMPDVVVCSQKLADMDGEQFCAILRLHPLLLDLPILLILPNDSEVEQLKTLGCGASALLARPYSINVLKAHLDSLTASRPSLQQLQDAQRYTDTKSFDQALATYGILLKPVRQPEDYFRVGMQCLQQRQWNNAINAFQRALRGAVIQGHAELGMAVAWKGKGDMAQYRHYLGLAATTFVRARHWHQARTVYVGLLREDPDAKSPFLSEAFQMMRQGQYDEAAEVLSQGHDVTPRRQLTERIAQTCLSTDEPQHMLAELEASLGRTLGMAAGPLTEGIRSTLANLARQQEERKRQEAVENQWLAARQAARQRENTEQAEDSPNAAASRQSSATGQSASQTDGKPPRSADSSQGAATSARSQTDNPGASKRQTSDNDAEILPVLLWGQDSTDFPQTSFVQEHAAQESASGAPRTDGNAPLLEPLAADDDAHKLTDLLSVMKYTWKMARRRKE
- a CDS encoding MATE family efflux transporter, with the translated sequence MLHKYFSFSEARRFYSIGLPIFIAQLSQTGMTFADTAIAGQYSAEHMAAVAVGSSVWVPVMLLGIGCLLALPPLSAQMVGSGRPEKAAHLLRQGLWLTLGLSVVLMSFFYVASWRMESFGLTPEMARISGGFLRAIMWGLPGFMLFVNLRSFLEGFARTRPAMIIGLVGLTINVPCNVIFVYGKFGMPELGGVGCGVATAISFWVMALCMLFYVWRDSCNTHLRPLFSPLWRKSASTGDGSDGVGNMPRFDGALVWRILRIGTPGALALFFEVSLFALSAILLAPLGTVMVAGHQIALNFGSLTFMVPLSLCMTVTIRVGRCLGAQQIERARLVARTGLILSVVFALMIAIFTVLFRHGIVRIYTDNPEVTALAVHLLLFQAAYQVVDGLQVTGIGVLRGYNDTRIISAICFIAYWVIGLPLGFVLARTNVLTPLMGAQGFWIAYIVALGFGALCYLLRVRFLHGLAPEAVLLRVRR